From the genome of Candidatus Margulisiibacteriota bacterium:
GTCTTCCGCTGTCAAAAAATTATTAATTATCGTGGTCCCTTGGGCCAAAGCGGAAAAAATAATAGCCCTGTGTGAAATGGATTTATCTGCCGGCACAGAAATAGTTGTGTTTATTGGTAATGACTGGCCTTTTACTTCCAGGCTATGCATATTATTCGATGAGACTTTTAATAAACGGATAGTTCAGACTGTAAAACACATTGTTCGCTATAAGATGCGCAGTAGATTTAAAAATTGTCCTTACTTCTTTGAGTTTATTTTCCACTAAAGTTTTTCCGCTGGCCGTAAGGTCTACAATCACATCGCTAAGGCCGGTAACCGCAGCCAGTTCCACAGAACCGTAAAGTTTGATAATATCCGCTTTCACACCGATTTCATTAAAATATTCTTTGGTACAATTTACAAATTTTGTAGCTACCTTTATGCCGTGATTAAATTCATCAAAGTTCTTGCGCGCGTCTGTAGCTATAACCATGCGACAATGACCGATATCCAGATCTTTCAGGGTGATAACTTTCGGTTTGTTTTCCTTTAAAATATCCAGACCGGTTATGCCGATATCTACAGAACCGTGCTCAACATATGAGGGCACATCCAGCGGCCGCAGGATCATAAAACGATATTTGCCTGTTTTATCAAAAAATATCAGTTGTCTGTCTGAATAAGCATTAACCTTGATGCCTTTATCTTTAAAAAACTTTAAGCCGTCATCCAGAAGATAACCCTTGGCCAGGCCAATAGTGATAACATTTTTATTGGTCATTATTTATCCTTTAAAGCCAGATTAAGTTTTTCAAACTCAATGGCAAACCCGATAGCCGGAATATCCCAGCCGTATTTTTTCAACAGGTTGTCATATCGGCCGCCGGTACCGATTATATAACCCACATCCTTGATAAGAATATTAAAAATCATACCTGTGTAATAAGACATTTCCTCAACGAGACCCAGATTATACTGAATATATTTATTATATTTTTTGTTTGTCTTTTCCCATTCGGCTGCAAACTCGGAAAGTTTTGATTTTTTAGCCAATATATCTGCGCCCCCGATCAGAGGCAGTTTTTTAAGTTTGTGGTAATCGCCATTTATAAGAGCCTGAATTTCTTTTTCCGTTTTATTTTTTGTGTTTTCTATATGCCCGATATCTATTACAAAATCTTTGATATTTATTTTAAGCAATGTTTCAATAAGGACCTTGATGATTTCCACGTCAGATTCGAGACTACTGTTACCCAGATATTCCAGCCCCATCTGCAAAAATTCCTGTTTTCGCAGGATATGATTTTTCCGGAAAACATTTTCTGTGTAGTACAGCTTCAATGGCAGGGCCAGCTGATCTTTTCTGGAACCTACAAGACGGGCTACGGGAGACGTCATTTCCGGACGCAGGCTCATAAGCACTCCCTGCTCGTTAAAAAAACGAATGGAACTTTCTTTCAGATAACCTCCCCAGCCTCTGGACAATTCTTTATAGGGTTCAAAGGTAGGGGTGGTTACACGTACGAATCCGTGCTGTTCAAAACTGGCAGTAATTTTCTGCAACACAGACCGTCTTGCAGAAAGTTGCTCCGGTAATATTTCATTTATTCCATGTAACATATAACTTCATCCCTGCCTCACAGCCATATTACTAAGTTTATAAGATTACGGACATTTTGTCATGCTGAGCTTGACGAAGCATGGCAAACTTAATAGAAAATAAACACCGGTCATCCTTCGTCAGGCTCAGGATGACATTTGCGACTCCTAATACGGATGATCCCCGGGATAAACAATAATCCCGCTATCCGTTATCCTCATTCTGTGTATATCGGTACTGTGACTTGTACCTCTCATTTTACGTATTTCCAGGCCCCGGTAGGTGTGGCTTATATACATCATAATCAGCCCATGACCTAAAAAATCTTCTACTCCAAACCTTGTAAGACCAATATCACCTGATGGTTTCTCGGTAATAATAAGTGTAGTACAACCCATTTTTTTTATCTCATGCAGCATGAAAAAAATATCTTTTCTTAAATGATTGTAATCTTTATAGGCCAGGCCTATTGCCGTTAGCGAATCCAGCACCAGACGTGTAAATTTGTTTTCCTTGATCTCTTTAACTATAAGGGACAGCATATTAAATACATTTTCCTCATAATCTGATTTGAGCATAGGCAGATACATATATTTCACAATACCGTCCTGCAACATAATATCTTTTTTCCATTCAAAACGACTCAAGTCATCCAGAATATCCTCCACTGGTTCTTCAAATGAAACATATAAACCTTTTTCGGAAAACTTGAAAGCGCCGTTAAAAATAAACTGGCTGGAAAGAATGGTTTTTCCGGATCCCGCAGATCCGGAAATAAAATAATTACGGCCCTTGGGCAGACCTCCCTCAATAAGAGCATCCAATCCGCTAATCCCTGTTGAAGTACGCTCAGTCATGGATTTTAACCTTTATCCAGTCACGATCATAATCGATCCATTTCATGCTAGCTACACGCAAATAATATTCTCTGTCTACCTGTTTGGTTTCTATAACGCCGTCCATAATATATTTGATATTGTTAAGAATATGATCGCCAACCGTTCCTTCCTCCAGCACAAATAGAGTGTTGACCATACCGAAAGCCAGCGATGTTCTGGCCAGTTGTGATAAAAAACGCTGAACAATGGACAGATCAAAATTGATAAGCAGAGAGGAAATAGAATCTATCACACGCCTGCCGCCCAGTTTGCTTTGTATGGACTGTCCCAGGTTCTGCCCGGCATCTGCGATTACCATGGATAACTGGTTAAGGTCCAGAATACCGTTAATGGAATATTTTTCTTTTTTCATGCTGGCACCGGAAGACCAGGAGTATGCATCCACGATACTGAACAAATTAAGCTCTTCAAACTCTTCAATTTTTTTATTGACCATTTCATCAAGTTTTTTTCTGATCATTTGCGGAGAGTCATCCAGAGTAATATAAATATTACGTTCCTTGTTCATTATCCCTCTGGAAATAAATTTACGGGCAATAGATGATTTGCCTGAACCTATGGGTCCGATTAGCAATATATTAGAACCCTTGGGAAAGCCCCCCTTTAAAATATTATTCAGTTCCAGTACGCCGGTATCGATATGTTCCATATCCGGGACTTCAACACTCTTTTTTTCAGCCGCGACAGAATGGGCCGCGGCTTCCTTTTGTCCCTTGCTTCTTAATAGCAGGGTTTGCACTCTGCTTCTCAGTTCTTCAAGGTTAAAGGGTTTGGTAATATAGTCATCCGCACCACCTTCGAAACCGGTTATTTTATTAAATTCATCACCAATAGCCGAAAGGATAATAATAGGTACATTGGTAAAATTTTTATTGGCCCGCAGAGTTTTACATACTTCAAATCCGTCTTTTTCCGGCATTACGATATCTGTTATGATCAGGTCGGGTTTATCTTTCAGGGCTCTCTCTATGGCCTGCGTTCCGTTTTTGGCCATTATGGTTTCATAGCCTGCGTCCTCCAGCATGATACTGGTTAACATCAATATATTGGGTTCATCATCTGCAATTAATATTTTTTCTGCCATTTTTATTCTGTGAGCACCAAACCTCTATCGGGTATTATATCAAATATATATTCTTTATTGATATAAAAAGTATTTTGCATTTTTTTTATGAGCAGGGTCCGCTTGTAAACATCTTCTTTTTTGCTGGAAAACATATGGATGACATTGGTGGCGGCCTGGTCGTATAAATGATTCTGTTGCTCGTTCTCAGTGTGAATTAACACCGAGGTGACCTGTAAGGACGGATTTTCCAGAAAATTAATTAGTTCGCTTACATACCTGTTGCAAAAAGCTTTAAAATTAAGTAGCTCATATGGAATTACGGGATCAAAAACCAGTCTTCTGATTTCATTGTTGATAATTATTTTTTCCAGTTCCTGGAAAAAATTGTTCAGAATTGTTGTCTTTAAATCTTCTTCGTTCACATTGGCAAAATAATCCTTGATATCAACAATAAATAAACGGTTCTGTTCCAGGGCCCAATCCAGATCCCAACCAAGACAGTGTGTGTCTGTAAGTATTTGTTGTGGAGTACTTTTGGATGTGATGTAAGCCACGTGCTCATCTGTGAACAGGCCCTTGCGGATATAATTGAGACCGAATATAGTTTTACCGCTACCTGACTCTCCCAGGATCAAAGTTACTTTATGTTTCGGAATACCTTGCTGGACAAGGGCATCAAACCATTCAATACCCGTTGCGACTCTTTCAATCATTATAAAATAAATTTTACAATAGATAAGCCCAATCATCAATGCAAGGGTTATTTATATTTACTTTTAGATGAACGCGGATTAGACTTATTATTAGTTAGGGCTCGAAATGACACTAAGAATTTAATATGCCTAAGAAAGTAAAATCATTAACTTATAAAAATACTGAAATTAACATCTGGGAAACAGGAAATATCAGCTTTCTGACTACTGAGACCCTTGAACCGTCCGGGGTCGAAGAATTTCTGCTGGATAACAGCATAAATTTTTCGTCCAACCTTAAGGACTTCATTTATACAATGAACCAGCAAATATCCGGCAAAATCAAACAGCATTTTATTTTTGTAATCGAGCATATTCCCAACAGCTTCATTGAATATTTATCCAATAACGCTTTGATCAGGGTATATAAAGATGAGATGAAGGTGGAAATATCGCTGTCCCCGGAAGCCGGTTTCGACGACATCATGAAGGATTTAAAAGAACTCGGTATTGTCTATGGTATTCAAACCGATTTGATCAAATTACAAATAAACAGGCAGAGCACTGATTTTTTTATCGCGGCTTTGGGCCAAAACTCCTGCACGCCCAAACCCAGGCTTTATGAATACAATTATCTTACCGAAAGGCCCATACCTATAAACGTCAAACAAAAAGACAAAATATCTTTTCTGGATTTTACGGTGGAAAATATCGTTTCCAAAAATACCGAGCTGGTCAGTTTTTCCGACTCAGTACCGGGAATAAACGGCTTAACTATTACCGGATTGATTATCCCGGCCAAAAATCTTTCTGATTCTGATGTAATGATGGGGGAAAATGTTTATGAAAAGAATAATAAATTTTATTCCTCAATCGACGGAATGGTTATCTTTGATGACAAGCTGGTTTCTGTTACCCCAACCCTGATAATCAACAAACCTGTACTGAGAAAACAAATAGAATTTAACGGAACTATCATTATTCGCAGCAAAGTAACTAACAGTTCCATAAAAGCATCTAAGGATATTATTATTCACGGTGATGTAATCGACAGTAATATTTCCAATCTGGGGTTCATGTATTTTCTATCCGGCATAACAGGCAAGCAGTCCAAGGCCAGCGCCTATTATGATGTGTTTTGCCCTTATGTGCACAGTGGGGCAATTACCTCTACCAAAGGTAATATTTACATCCCTTATGAAGCTTTCAATGCCCGCATCAAAGCTACCGGTTCAATAGTGATCGAAAGGAAAATCTCCGGCGGCTCGGCCGAATCGTCCACCTGTATAAAGGTACACACTGCCGGCGGGGAAAAAATGAGCACGAAAACAATATTACGGTTATACACCCAGGATGAGGATGCAATGGAATATGAGGCAAAAACTCAGTTATTACGTGAAATGGAGAATCAGTTGAGAAATTTAAAATATAACAAGAAAAAACATGAACTGCAAAATATTCATTTGAAGTCAAAAATTAAAACTGATCCGATTTATATAAAAATGACCAAAATGGAATTTCAGCTTCAGGACAGGATCCAAAAAATGAAAAACGCCATAACCAGTCTGAAACGTATACTTAAGGAAAAAAGGAATATAATCCTCATATTCGGAACAATCTGGGGCGGTGTTCAGATCAATATTAATGACAAGGAACTGACCATTAAAGATGATGAAAACTATCCATCTATCTTTTCTCTTGGAAATTTCGGTATTTTGAGGAAAAAATATGCTTAAAAAATTATACTTCGCCTTACTTTGTCTAACTTTAATTGTTGTTGTGACAGGCTGCGCGAATTACTATTTAAAACCCACAGGAGCAACCAAAATAGAAAACAAAGGAATTATTTATGAGATAATTCCCTATACCGCGCAGATTCATCAGCAATATAATATGGACCCGTTATTTGCCGAACTTGATTACAATACAACCTTTCTTATTCATATCACCAACCTTAATAATTATCCTGTTACCACAACCCTGGCCAATGCTTTCATTTTTCAGGACAATACTCAACTGCAATATTCAATGATTCGAGACCCGTTTATCTATTTTAAAGATTCACTGAAAAAAAACCCGTATTCAGACCTGCCCTACACAGACTTGCGCAATCAGGAACTGGAAGTGCAAAGACTTGCAGATCAGAATGTAACCACTGATAACGCCACGTATCTGAAAACAAACCTGGCGGACCTGAAATACAAAATTTATACAATGGAACAAAACCAGTTATTTCAGGAAGAATTAAGCCGGAGAGAAAAAAATATAAAAGCGAAACTGGAACAATACGGTTTTAAAGATCAGATCATTTACGCTCAGGGGAATTATTTGGGATTATTGATTTTTCCACCTGTTTCCCGGGAAAAGCTGAACAACTCTACTTTGTTTTACACTCTGCCGGACAAACAGGTGATTTCGGTT
Proteins encoded in this window:
- a CDS encoding FapA family protein, yielding MPKKVKSLTYKNTEINIWETGNISFLTTETLEPSGVEEFLLDNSINFSSNLKDFIYTMNQQISGKIKQHFIFVIEHIPNSFIEYLSNNALIRVYKDEMKVEISLSPEAGFDDIMKDLKELGIVYGIQTDLIKLQINRQSTDFFIAALGQNSCTPKPRLYEYNYLTERPIPINVKQKDKISFLDFTVENIVSKNTELVSFSDSVPGINGLTITGLIIPAKNLSDSDVMMGENVYEKNNKFYSSIDGMVIFDDKLVSVTPTLIINKPVLRKQIEFNGTIIIRSKVTNSSIKASKDIIIHGDVIDSNISNLGFMYFLSGITGKQSKASAYYDVFCPYVHSGAITSTKGNIYIPYEAFNARIKATGSIVIERKISGGSAESSTCIKVHTAGGEKMSTKTILRLYTQDEDAMEYEAKTQLLREMENQLRNLKYNKKKHELQNIHLKSKIKTDPIYIKMTKMEFQLQDRIQKMKNAITSLKRILKEKRNIILIFGTIWGGVQININDKELTIKDDENYPSIFSLGNFGILRKKYA
- a CDS encoding ATPase domain-containing protein — encoded protein: MIERVATGIEWFDALVQQGIPKHKVTLILGESGSGKTIFGLNYIRKGLFTDEHVAYITSKSTPQQILTDTHCLGWDLDWALEQNRLFIVDIKDYFANVNEEDLKTTILNNFFQELEKIIINNEIRRLVFDPVIPYELLNFKAFCNRYVSELINFLENPSLQVTSVLIHTENEQQNHLYDQAATNVIHMFSSKKEDVYKRTLLIKKMQNTFYINKEYIFDIIPDRGLVLTE
- a CDS encoding ATP phosphoribosyltransferase regulatory subunit, coding for MLHGINEILPEQLSARRSVLQKITASFEQHGFVRVTTPTFEPYKELSRGWGGYLKESSIRFFNEQGVLMSLRPEMTSPVARLVGSRKDQLALPLKLYYTENVFRKNHILRKQEFLQMGLEYLGNSSLESDVEIIKVLIETLLKINIKDFVIDIGHIENTKNKTEKEIQALINGDYHKLKKLPLIGGADILAKKSKLSEFAAEWEKTNKKYNKYIQYNLGLVEEMSYYTGMIFNILIKDVGYIIGTGGRYDNLLKKYGWDIPAIGFAIEFEKLNLALKDK
- a CDS encoding response regulator, whose protein sequence is MAEKILIADDEPNILMLTSIMLEDAGYETIMAKNGTQAIERALKDKPDLIITDIVMPEKDGFEVCKTLRANKNFTNVPIIILSAIGDEFNKITGFEGGADDYITKPFNLEELRSRVQTLLLRSKGQKEAAAHSVAAEKKSVEVPDMEHIDTGVLELNNILKGGFPKGSNILLIGPIGSGKSSIARKFISRGIMNKERNIYITLDDSPQMIRKKLDEMVNKKIEEFEELNLFSIVDAYSWSSGASMKKEKYSINGILDLNQLSMVIADAGQNLGQSIQSKLGGRRVIDSISSLLINFDLSIVQRFLSQLARTSLAFGMVNTLFVLEEGTVGDHILNNIKYIMDGVIETKQVDREYYLRVASMKWIDYDRDWIKVKIHD
- the hisG gene encoding ATP phosphoribosyltransferase, producing the protein MTNKNVITIGLAKGYLLDDGLKFFKDKGIKVNAYSDRQLIFFDKTGKYRFMILRPLDVPSYVEHGSVDIGITGLDILKENKPKVITLKDLDIGHCRMVIATDARKNFDEFNHGIKVATKFVNCTKEYFNEIGVKADIIKLYGSVELAAVTGLSDVIVDLTASGKTLVENKLKEVRTIFKSTAHLIANNVFYSLNYPFIKSLIE
- a CDS encoding ATPase domain-containing protein, giving the protein MTERTSTGISGLDALIEGGLPKGRNYFISGSAGSGKTILSSQFIFNGAFKFSEKGLYVSFEEPVEDILDDLSRFEWKKDIMLQDGIVKYMYLPMLKSDYEENVFNMLSLIVKEIKENKFTRLVLDSLTAIGLAYKDYNHLRKDIFFMLHEIKKMGCTTLIITEKPSGDIGLTRFGVEDFLGHGLIMMYISHTYRGLEIRKMRGTSHSTDIHRMRITDSGIIVYPGDHPY